One stretch of Streptomyces sp. MMBL 11-1 DNA includes these proteins:
- the galU gene encoding UTP--glucose-1-phosphate uridylyltransferase GalU produces the protein MTQSPPRISKAVIPAAGLGTRFLPATKATPKEMLPVVDKPAIQYVVEEAVAAGLSDVLMITGRNKRPLEDHFDRNYELESALTRKGDADRLAKVQQSSDLATMHYVRQGDPRGLGHAVLCAAPHVGDQPFAVLLGDDLIDPRDALLARMVEVQEREGGSVIALMEVDPSQVHLYGCAAADATVDSDVVRITDLVEKPDPADAPSNLAIIGRYVLDPAVFDVLRHTEPGRGGEIQLTDALQVLAADEKIGGPVHGVVFKGRRYDTGDRSDYLRTIVRLACEREDLGPDFRTWLRKYVAEEM, from the coding sequence ATGACTCAGTCGCCCCCCAGGATCAGCAAGGCTGTCATCCCGGCAGCAGGTCTCGGCACCCGGTTCCTGCCCGCCACGAAGGCCACTCCCAAAGAGATGCTGCCTGTCGTCGACAAGCCGGCCATCCAGTATGTCGTCGAAGAAGCCGTGGCAGCGGGTCTCTCGGACGTGCTGATGATCACCGGCCGTAACAAGCGTCCCCTTGAGGACCACTTCGACCGCAACTACGAGTTGGAGTCCGCGCTCACCCGCAAGGGTGACGCCGACCGCCTCGCCAAGGTCCAGCAGTCCAGCGACCTGGCCACCATGCACTACGTGCGACAGGGCGACCCCCGCGGCCTCGGGCATGCCGTGCTGTGCGCCGCCCCGCACGTGGGCGACCAGCCCTTCGCGGTGCTGCTCGGCGACGACCTGATCGACCCGCGCGACGCGCTGCTGGCCCGGATGGTCGAGGTCCAGGAGCGTGAGGGCGGCAGCGTCATCGCGCTGATGGAGGTCGACCCCTCGCAGGTCCACCTCTACGGCTGCGCGGCCGCGGACGCCACGGTCGACAGCGACGTGGTCCGCATCACGGACCTGGTCGAGAAGCCGGACCCGGCCGACGCCCCCAGCAACCTCGCCATCATCGGCAGGTACGTCCTGGACCCGGCCGTTTTCGACGTGCTGAGGCACACCGAGCCGGGCCGCGGCGGTGAGATCCAGCTCACCGACGCGCTCCAGGTGCTCGCCGCGGACGAGAAGATCGGCGGCCCCGTGCACGGCGTCGTCTTCAAGGGCCGCCGCTATGACACCGGCGACCGCAGCGACTACCTGCGCACCATTGTCAGACTGGCGTGCGAACGTGAAGACCTGGGGCCGGACTTCCGGACCTGGCTGCGCAAGTACGTCGCTGAGGAGATGTAA
- a CDS encoding 5-formyltetrahydrofolate cyclo-ligase, which produces MPIRESCEPPLNTDQPDKASDQPGEASAKSTLRRELLAARALLTEEDVARTATVLAEAALRLPELADAGTVAAYVSVGREPGTRALLESLRGRGVRVLLPVLLADNDLDWAAYEGPEHLLPAGRGLLEPGGPRLGPAAVLEADAVLLPGLAADGSGMRLGRGGGSYDRVLSRLTAAGAHPSLVVLLYDAEVVARVPSEPHDRPVDAVVTPAGVRRFAS; this is translated from the coding sequence ATGCCCATACGAGAATCGTGCGAGCCGCCATTGAATACCGACCAACCCGACAAGGCGTCCGACCAACCCGGAGAAGCGTCCGCGAAGAGCACCCTGCGGCGCGAACTGCTCGCCGCGCGCGCCCTCCTGACGGAGGAGGACGTCGCCCGGACCGCCACGGTTCTCGCCGAAGCGGCGCTGCGCCTGCCCGAACTGGCCGACGCCGGTACGGTCGCCGCGTACGTCTCCGTGGGGCGTGAACCGGGCACCCGCGCCCTCCTGGAGTCCCTGCGCGGGCGCGGCGTCCGAGTGCTGCTGCCGGTCCTCCTGGCCGACAACGACCTGGACTGGGCGGCCTACGAGGGCCCGGAGCACCTGCTCCCGGCCGGGCGGGGGCTCCTTGAGCCGGGCGGCCCGCGCCTGGGCCCCGCCGCCGTCCTGGAAGCCGACGCGGTGCTGCTGCCCGGCCTCGCGGCGGACGGGAGCGGGATGCGGCTGGGGCGGGGCGGCGGGAGCTACGACCGGGTGCTGTCCCGGCTGACGGCCGCCGGGGCGCACCCTTCGCTCGTCGTGCTGCTGTACGACGCCGAGGTGGTCGCGCGGGTCCCCTCGGAACCGCACGACCGGCCCGTGGACGCGGTGGTCACGCCGGCCGGAGTACGGCGCTTCGCTTCATGA
- a CDS encoding penicillin acylase family protein, with protein sequence MPANTTASSGPSDAKKPGRKKGRRARLIVLVLVLALVAGVGYGAYWSVSTVRASYPQTTGSMTLDGLGGDVEVKRDSYGIPQIYADSDADLFRAQGFVQAQDRFWEMDVRRHMTSGRLSEMFGSGQVETDSFLRTLGWRKVAQKEYDEVLDESTKKNLQSYAEGVNAYLKGKEGRDISVEYAALGLTNDYKPGEWTPVDSVAWLKAMAWDLRGNMQDEIDRSLLTSRLDKDQIEDLYPGYPYKKNKPIVEQGAISPVTGKFDPEATPSDSIGSPTPEGATGGLNTQLSALSDTLDEIPALLGPNGNGIGSNSWVVSGKHTTSSKALLANDPHLAPMLPSLWYQMGLHCRELSKTCQYDTAGYTFSGMPGVIIGHNQDIAWGLTNLGADVTDLFLEKVSDDGYLYDGKTKAFETREETIKVAGGRDRTITVRETNNGPLVSDRSKELDKVGQKAPVSNAAPDRADGYAVALKWTALEPGKSMDAVFALNRAKDFTTFRAAAENFEVPSQNLIYADTEGNIGYQAPGKIPVRSEGYDGTAPAPGWDPKYAWKGYIPFDELPYEYNPDRGFIVTANQAVIDEKKYPHLLTKDWGYGARSQRINDLLTQKIKGGEKVSTDDMQKMQMDNFSEIAALLVPKLKEINISDPSVREAQKLLEGWDYTQEPDSAAAAYFNGVWRNILKLAFGNKLPKEMRVKGDCLNVPPAKNSGPVDQQKKLVRECGQRDGDTAQPDGGDRWFQVVRDIVDDQDNAWWKAPARGREEALESRDDLFARAMEDARWELTAKLGKNISTWSWGRLHRLTLKNQTLGVEGPGLLQRALNRGPWNLGGGEAAVNATGWNAAGGYDVVWVPSMRMVVNVGDWDKSRWINLSGASGHAFNAHYTDQTDKWVDGELLDWSFGTDAVDASTVDTLTLKP encoded by the coding sequence ATGCCCGCCAACACAACCGCCTCTTCCGGCCCTTCCGACGCGAAGAAGCCCGGCAGGAAGAAGGGGCGACGCGCCCGCCTGATCGTGCTCGTCCTGGTGCTGGCGCTCGTCGCGGGTGTCGGGTACGGGGCGTACTGGTCCGTGTCCACCGTGCGGGCCTCGTACCCGCAGACCACCGGGTCGATGACGCTCGACGGTCTTGGCGGCGACGTCGAGGTCAAACGCGACTCCTACGGAATTCCGCAGATCTACGCGGACTCCGATGCCGACCTCTTCCGCGCCCAGGGCTTCGTCCAGGCCCAGGACCGCTTCTGGGAGATGGACGTCCGGCGGCACATGACGTCCGGCCGGCTCTCCGAGATGTTCGGTTCCGGACAGGTGGAGACCGATTCCTTCCTGCGCACGCTGGGCTGGCGGAAGGTGGCGCAGAAGGAGTACGACGAGGTCCTGGACGAGAGCACCAAGAAGAACCTCCAGTCGTACGCGGAGGGCGTCAACGCGTATCTGAAGGGCAAGGAAGGCCGGGACATCTCGGTCGAGTACGCGGCTCTGGGGCTGACCAACGACTACAAGCCCGGCGAGTGGACCCCGGTCGACTCGGTGGCCTGGCTGAAGGCGATGGCCTGGGACCTGCGCGGCAACATGCAGGACGAGATCGACCGTTCGCTGCTGACCAGCCGCCTCGACAAGGACCAGATCGAGGACCTGTACCCCGGCTACCCGTACAAGAAGAACAAGCCGATCGTCGAACAGGGAGCGATCTCCCCGGTCACCGGGAAGTTCGACCCCGAGGCCACCCCGTCGGACAGCATCGGCTCTCCGACCCCGGAGGGCGCCACCGGGGGCCTGAACACCCAGCTCTCCGCTCTCTCCGACACCCTCGACGAGATCCCGGCGCTGCTCGGCCCGAACGGCAACGGCATCGGCTCGAACTCCTGGGTCGTCTCCGGCAAGCACACGACGTCCAGCAAGGCGCTGCTCGCGAACGACCCGCACCTCGCGCCGATGCTGCCCTCCCTCTGGTACCAGATGGGCCTGCACTGCCGGGAGCTCTCCAAGACCTGCCAGTACGACACGGCCGGCTACACGTTCTCCGGCATGCCCGGTGTGATCATCGGTCACAACCAGGACATCGCCTGGGGTCTCACCAACCTGGGCGCCGACGTCACCGACCTCTTCCTGGAGAAGGTCTCCGACGACGGCTACCTGTACGACGGCAAGACCAAGGCGTTCGAGACCCGCGAGGAGACCATCAAGGTCGCCGGCGGCAGGGACCGGACGATCACGGTCCGTGAGACGAACAACGGGCCCCTGGTCTCCGACCGCAGCAAGGAGCTGGACAAGGTCGGGCAGAAGGCCCCCGTCAGCAACGCCGCGCCCGACCGGGCCGACGGCTACGCGGTGGCGCTGAAGTGGACCGCGCTGGAGCCCGGCAAGTCCATGGACGCCGTCTTCGCGCTCAACCGGGCCAAGGACTTCACCACCTTCCGGGCGGCCGCCGAGAACTTCGAGGTCCCCTCGCAGAACCTCATCTACGCCGACACCGAGGGCAACATCGGCTACCAGGCCCCCGGCAAGATCCCGGTCCGCTCCGAGGGCTACGACGGCACGGCCCCGGCCCCGGGCTGGGACCCGAAGTACGCGTGGAAGGGGTACATCCCCTTCGACGAGCTGCCGTACGAGTACAACCCGGACCGCGGCTTCATCGTCACCGCGAACCAGGCTGTCATCGACGAGAAGAAGTACCCCCACCTCCTGACCAAGGACTGGGGCTACGGCGCCCGCAGCCAGCGGATCAACGACCTCCTCACCCAGAAGATCAAGGGCGGCGAGAAGGTCTCGACCGATGACATGCAGAAGATGCAGATGGACAACTTCAGCGAGATCGCCGCGCTGCTGGTGCCCAAGCTGAAGGAGATCAACATCTCCGACCCGAGCGTCCGCGAGGCCCAGAAGCTGCTGGAGGGCTGGGACTACACCCAGGAACCCGACTCGGCCGCCGCCGCGTACTTCAACGGCGTCTGGCGCAACATCCTGAAGCTCGCCTTCGGCAACAAGCTGCCCAAGGAGATGCGGGTCAAGGGCGACTGCCTCAACGTGCCGCCGGCCAAGAACAGCGGCCCGGTCGACCAGCAGAAGAAGCTCGTCCGCGAATGCGGCCAGCGCGACGGCGACACCGCGCAGCCGGACGGCGGCGACCGCTGGTTCCAGGTGGTCCGCGACATCGTGGACGACCAGGACAACGCGTGGTGGAAGGCCCCTGCCCGGGGTCGCGAGGAGGCCCTGGAGAGCCGGGACGACCTGTTCGCCCGTGCGATGGAGGACGCCCGCTGGGAGCTGACCGCCAAGCTCGGCAAGAACATCTCCACTTGGAGTTGGGGCCGGCTGCACCGGCTGACGCTGAAGAACCAGACCCTCGGCGTCGAAGGCCCCGGCCTGCTCCAGCGGGCGCTCAACCGGGGCCCCTGGAACCTCGGCGGCGGCGAGGCGGCGGTCAACGCCACCGGCTGGAACGCGGCGGGCGGATACGACGTCGTCTGGGTGCCGTCGATGCGGATGGTCGTCAACGTGGGGGACTGGGACAAGTCCCGCTGGATCAACCTCAGCGGAGCATCCGGGCACGCGTTCAACGCGCACTACACCGACCAGACCGACAAGTGGGTCGACGGCGAACTGCTCGACTGGTCCTTCGGGACGGACGCGGTCGACGCCTCCACCGTCGACACGCTGACGCTGAAACCGTAG